One window from the genome of Cyclobacterium amurskyense encodes:
- a CDS encoding glycosyltransferase family protein, giving the protein MDRAYSLWEKGQSGSHHVWGKVELDQRGKVEMIVFPHEKYKFLNKIGKLFGIGHLDQQIRVLLNLNSFDILYSPYSKSNTKLLLILKAIGLFRKPMVVTIHQPFWMGKNENKIFRWYAKKYILTYDASIFLSKPLLDKTIKRLKIPDKSSKGKFSLAQWGPDITYYERYCLKRKPFEECEFFISAGHTDRDFETLIEAFRSLDYKLKIFCTPKSIPKTVDLPPNVEVNSQVLTFHDLIPFYQRSLAILIPLKYPHFKEGCQGMTSIQDVVSFGKPMIMTRNPCLNLNVEKEGIGYTVAMYDIEGWKEKLKILKENRDIWNEMGKNSQLTFKQKFNSEIFASHLEKIFLSTYKNKKG; this is encoded by the coding sequence ATGGATCGGGCTTATTCCCTTTGGGAAAAAGGCCAGAGTGGCAGCCATCATGTCTGGGGAAAAGTTGAACTTGACCAAAGAGGGAAGGTAGAAATGATCGTTTTCCCCCATGAAAAATATAAATTTCTAAATAAGATTGGAAAGTTATTTGGGATAGGCCATTTGGATCAGCAAATCAGAGTTTTGTTAAATCTTAATAGCTTTGACATTCTGTATTCTCCCTATTCAAAATCAAACACCAAATTATTACTCATTTTAAAAGCCATCGGTTTATTTAGAAAGCCTATGGTGGTCACTATCCATCAGCCTTTCTGGATGGGTAAAAATGAAAATAAAATCTTTCGCTGGTATGCCAAAAAATACATTCTAACCTACGATGCCTCCATTTTTTTGAGCAAGCCACTTTTAGACAAAACCATCAAACGCTTAAAGATTCCAGATAAATCAAGTAAGGGAAAATTCAGCTTGGCACAGTGGGGCCCTGACATCACCTATTATGAGCGTTATTGTTTGAAGCGAAAGCCATTTGAGGAATGTGAATTCTTTATCAGTGCAGGTCATACCGATAGGGATTTCGAGACCCTGATAGAGGCATTTAGAAGCCTTGATTATAAATTAAAAATTTTTTGTACGCCAAAATCAATTCCAAAGACTGTAGATTTACCTCCCAATGTTGAGGTAAATTCGCAAGTCCTCACTTTTCACGATTTGATCCCTTTTTACCAAAGGTCCTTAGCCATATTAATACCACTTAAATATCCACACTTTAAAGAAGGATGCCAGGGAATGACCAGCATACAAGATGTTGTATCATTTGGTAAGCCCATGATAATGACAAGAAACCCATGTTTAAATTTAAATGTTGAGAAGGAAGGAATTGGTTACACGGTAGCCATGTACGATATCGAAGGGTGGAAAGAAAAATTAAAAATATTGAAGGAAAATAGGGACATTTGGAATGAAATGGGTAAAAATTCACAGTTGACTTTTAAGCAAAAGTTTAATTCTGAAATCTTTGCTTCCCATCTCGAAAAGATCTTTCTATCCACCTACAAAAATAAAAAGGGTTGA
- a CDS encoding PorP/SprF family type IX secretion system membrane protein: protein MKNIFRVFGFLVILLAVGIIGSEAQQLPQFSQYMFNGLHVNPAYAGYKGEHYVQSTYRSQWGGLPDAPTTFTVTADLSANEGLMGFGVSIMSDEVGPTKTNTGLLTYAYRIQTGDKSFLGIGVSGGISEYAIDGSMFDPNDFGDGELPEGRINVYTPNLNTGIFFHNPNFYAGFSAYNLVGKKSLEKEAIALAYHNVHYYLTAGALFPLSDDVKFKPSFLMRNGGSGPTNLDLNGMFLFMDRIWAGASYRTNLKVGASDLPSGLSSKNAVALILELFATEKLRLGYAYDVQTNALNGLRNNSHEMSLGYYISPRKVNMKNPRWF, encoded by the coding sequence ATGAAGAATATTTTTAGAGTTTTTGGATTTTTGGTGATATTGCTTGCTGTTGGGATAATTGGCTCAGAAGCCCAGCAGTTGCCCCAGTTTAGCCAATACATGTTTAATGGCTTACATGTAAATCCGGCCTATGCAGGATACAAGGGGGAACATTATGTTCAGTCTACCTACAGGAGTCAGTGGGGAGGTTTACCGGATGCACCAACCACTTTTACGGTTACCGCAGATTTAAGTGCCAATGAAGGTTTGATGGGCTTTGGCGTATCTATTATGTCAGATGAAGTTGGGCCAACAAAAACCAATACCGGTTTATTGACTTATGCTTACAGAATTCAAACTGGAGATAAATCCTTTTTGGGAATCGGTGTCAGTGGAGGAATTTCAGAATATGCCATTGACGGGAGCATGTTTGACCCAAATGATTTCGGTGATGGAGAATTACCAGAAGGAAGGATCAACGTTTATACGCCCAACCTAAATACGGGTATCTTTTTTCACAACCCCAATTTTTATGCTGGATTCAGCGCGTATAATTTAGTAGGTAAGAAAAGCCTGGAAAAAGAAGCAATTGCTTTGGCTTATCACAATGTCCACTATTACTTGACTGCAGGCGCTTTGTTTCCTCTATCTGATGATGTTAAGTTCAAGCCATCCTTTCTGATGAGAAATGGGGGAAGCGGACCAACCAACCTTGACCTAAATGGGATGTTTTTATTTATGGATAGAATATGGGCAGGAGCTTCTTACCGTACCAATTTAAAAGTTGGTGCCTCTGATTTGCCTTCAGGACTCTCTTCCAAAAATGCTGTAGCATTGATACTTGAATTGTTTGCTACAGAAAAACTCAGACTAGGATATGCTTATGATGTACAAACCAATGCCCTTAATGGTCTGAGAAACAATAGCCATGAGATGTCTTTAGGTTATTATATCTCCCCAAGAAAAGTGAATATGAAAAACCCAAGATGGTTCTAA
- the moeB gene encoding molybdopterin-synthase adenylyltransferase MoeB, whose product MDNISFSKEELARYNRHIIIPDFGIEAQKKLKKARVLVVGSGGLGSPLLLYLAAAGVGTIGIIDFDIVEDSNLHRQVLFGVDEIGLPKVEAAKKRIEGINPYITINAYNKKLTSENALELISQYDVIADGTDNFPTRYLVNDACVLSNKTNVYASIFQFEGQVSVFNHFDEGVRGPNYRDLYETPPPAGLVPSCAEGGVLGVLPGIIGSLQALEVIKVITGVGDVLSGKLYTFDALSFQAHTFKLKRKESNPLNGANPSITALIDYDQFCNIGNEQRNIKEIDADELNALIEGEELFQLIDVREQHEFDLEDIGGELIPLGAVLDKADKIKRDRKVVIHCKMGGRSAKAIRDLEDRFAFDNLYNLKGGINSYLKQYKPR is encoded by the coding sequence ATGGATAACATCAGCTTTTCTAAGGAAGAACTAGCAAGGTATAACAGACACATCATTATCCCGGATTTCGGAATAGAGGCACAAAAGAAACTGAAAAAAGCCAGGGTCTTGGTCGTAGGTTCAGGAGGATTGGGAAGCCCCTTACTACTGTATTTGGCAGCAGCGGGGGTAGGAACAATTGGCATCATAGACTTTGACATTGTAGAAGACAGCAACCTGCATCGACAAGTGTTATTCGGTGTAGATGAGATCGGTTTACCAAAAGTAGAAGCTGCAAAAAAAAGAATAGAGGGCATCAATCCTTATATCACTATTAATGCTTACAATAAGAAATTAACCAGTGAAAATGCTTTGGAGTTGATTTCTCAATACGATGTAATAGCAGATGGAACTGACAATTTCCCCACAAGGTACCTAGTTAATGATGCTTGTGTATTGTCAAATAAAACGAATGTTTATGCCTCAATTTTCCAATTTGAAGGACAAGTCTCTGTTTTTAATCATTTCGATGAAGGTGTTAGAGGCCCCAACTATAGGGACTTGTACGAAACCCCTCCACCAGCAGGCCTTGTTCCTAGCTGTGCAGAAGGCGGGGTCCTAGGCGTTTTACCAGGCATCATAGGAAGCTTGCAGGCCCTTGAAGTTATAAAGGTGATTACGGGCGTAGGTGATGTGCTCAGCGGAAAACTATACACTTTTGACGCTCTATCCTTTCAGGCACATACATTCAAGCTGAAAAGGAAAGAGAGCAATCCTTTGAATGGCGCAAATCCTTCCATTACTGCTTTAATAGATTATGATCAGTTCTGCAATATTGGCAATGAGCAAAGAAACATTAAGGAAATAGATGCTGATGAGCTGAACGCCTTAATCGAAGGGGAAGAGCTGTTTCAGTTAATAGATGTTAGAGAACAGCATGAGTTTGATTTAGAAGATATCGGGGGAGAATTAATTCCTTTAGGCGCGGTTTTAGATAAGGCAGACAAAATTAAGCGGGACAGAAAAGTAGTAATTCACTGCAAAATGGGAGGAAGAAGTGCCAAGGCTATTCGTGATCTTGAAGACCGATTTGCCTTTGACAATTTATACAACCTAAAAGGTGGAATAAACAGTTATTTAAAACAATACAAACCAAGATAG
- a CDS encoding OmpA family protein has product MKKIFIYFLPVILFSALVCQVQAQNGLLRYAQQKAAESNYYEAATGYAKAYNKKATYKAAKGAAEGFTYLRDYQQSHNWWKKVVDFSDASNEDWLSYIAAANQAGERDAVFAALDSLNGKGSSAIQNLNLDSLKHWYGTKANAGVIGVDGVNTSSADFGFTKDSKGNIYFSSDRGGKSDRNKKGIRIVKSYKYYNKESDWTGRDFLGIYRMDDSGEIEPLTIPVPNVFHATDPFALQESPVIFYTVTRDIRESGSYEVNSEVYFSRMDEEGQMIDFNGLSINAPLEYGISNPFVDEKNKRLYFSSDMDGGLGGFDLYYMQYNDDFEFQAPVNLGNKINTSGHESAPYIKGGKLYFASDGHLGLGGLDLFETNISGNGFSGLKNLGVPYNSPQDDFGFFITSDNKTILSSNRPESKGWDDIFEVETLYKDFQALILGCNGEQLTGTFEVNLMEGADRSIVDVKQDGKGKLQASIAPEEDLELVIKKEGYFTIHDKELSTKGLKDASLEKTYQMVRIPYNTTAYVDLVFYNLDDSSIREDAEASLDKVAELLKSYSFLNIAVRSHTDSRASDAYNEALSERRADAVRDYLGKYGIARSRIEAEWFGEKEPANDCGDGVPCPENKHQVNRRTELLLLAFPEEGKAYNLPPEMADLDLCDISNVQLPVELPTIYFGFDKATLDGEDMMALERVALLLREMLQRRLEIKGHTDNRGSDAYNQKLSEKRALVVKKYLEDKGIASDRMVYEFFGKEKPVNDCGDKPCTPSMHQLNRRTELSLPKLNKNWSKKEE; this is encoded by the coding sequence ATGAAAAAGATTTTTATTTATTTCTTGCCTGTAATTTTATTCAGTGCCTTGGTCTGCCAAGTACAGGCACAAAACGGCCTGTTGAGGTATGCCCAGCAAAAAGCTGCGGAATCAAATTATTACGAAGCTGCCACTGGCTATGCAAAAGCTTACAATAAGAAAGCTACCTATAAGGCTGCCAAAGGTGCTGCAGAAGGCTTCACCTATTTGAGAGATTACCAACAAAGCCATAATTGGTGGAAAAAGGTAGTAGACTTTTCGGATGCTTCAAATGAGGATTGGTTGTCCTATATCGCTGCTGCTAATCAGGCAGGGGAAAGAGATGCTGTGTTTGCTGCATTGGACTCATTAAATGGAAAAGGCTCTTCCGCAATTCAAAACCTTAACCTTGACTCTTTAAAACACTGGTATGGGACCAAAGCCAATGCAGGTGTAATAGGGGTTGATGGTGTCAATACTTCTAGTGCTGATTTTGGCTTTACAAAAGACAGTAAAGGGAACATTTATTTTTCTTCCGATAGGGGAGGTAAATCAGACCGAAATAAAAAAGGAATAAGAATTGTCAAGAGTTATAAATATTACAATAAGGAATCAGACTGGACCGGAAGAGACTTTTTGGGAATTTACAGAATGGATGATTCTGGCGAAATTGAGCCATTGACCATTCCTGTTCCCAATGTTTTTCACGCAACAGATCCCTTTGCCCTGCAAGAGAGTCCCGTGATCTTTTATACGGTGACAAGAGATATCAGAGAATCGGGAAGTTATGAGGTCAATTCAGAGGTTTATTTTAGCCGAATGGACGAGGAAGGCCAAATGATCGATTTTAATGGTCTCTCTATTAACGCTCCTCTTGAATATGGAATAAGCAATCCTTTTGTGGATGAAAAAAACAAACGTCTGTATTTCTCATCCGACATGGATGGAGGCTTAGGTGGATTTGATTTGTATTATATGCAGTACAATGATGATTTTGAATTTCAGGCCCCGGTAAACTTAGGCAATAAGATAAATACAAGTGGACATGAAAGCGCTCCCTATATTAAAGGAGGCAAACTGTATTTTGCGTCTGATGGGCATCTTGGTTTAGGCGGTCTTGATTTGTTTGAAACCAATATTTCAGGAAATGGTTTTTCAGGCTTAAAAAATCTTGGCGTTCCATATAATTCACCACAAGATGATTTCGGGTTTTTCATTACCTCTGATAATAAAACCATCCTTTCCTCCAACAGGCCTGAAAGTAAAGGATGGGATGATATTTTTGAAGTTGAAACACTTTACAAAGATTTCCAGGCTTTGATTTTAGGCTGTAATGGTGAGCAATTGACAGGCACATTTGAGGTTAACCTTATGGAAGGTGCGGATCGATCCATAGTGGATGTAAAGCAAGATGGGAAAGGGAAACTACAAGCATCAATAGCACCTGAAGAAGATTTGGAACTGGTAATCAAGAAAGAAGGATACTTCACCATTCATGACAAGGAATTGAGCACCAAAGGGCTGAAAGATGCTTCTCTTGAAAAGACCTATCAAATGGTACGTATTCCTTATAATACCACTGCTTACGTTGATTTGGTGTTTTATAATTTAGACGATTCATCAATAAGAGAGGATGCGGAAGCTTCCCTAGATAAAGTTGCAGAGCTTTTGAAGTCCTACTCATTTTTGAATATAGCTGTTCGTTCTCATACTGATTCACGTGCAAGTGATGCCTACAATGAGGCCCTTAGTGAAAGAAGAGCAGATGCGGTAAGAGATTATTTAGGTAAATACGGAATAGCAAGATCTAGAATTGAAGCAGAGTGGTTTGGGGAAAAAGAACCTGCCAACGACTGTGGAGATGGTGTTCCTTGTCCAGAAAACAAACATCAGGTCAATAGGCGTACGGAGTTGTTATTATTGGCTTTCCCAGAGGAAGGAAAAGCATATAACCTTCCGCCTGAAATGGCTGACCTTGATCTATGTGATATAAGTAATGTGCAGTTGCCAGTAGAATTGCCTACTATATACTTTGGTTTTGACAAAGCTACCCTCGATGGTGAGGACATGATGGCCTTAGAAAGAGTAGCTTTATTGCTAAGAGAAATGCTCCAAAGAAGACTGGAAATTAAAGGGCATACAGACAATAGAGGCAGCGATGCTTACAATCAAAAGTTATCTGAAAAACGAGCTTTGGTTGTGAAAAAATACCTTGAAGACAAGGGAATCGCTTCAGATCGAATGGTCTATGAGTTTTTCGGCAAAGAGAAACCGGTTAATGACTGCGGAGACAAACCTTGTACACCTTCAATGCACCAACTCAATCGTCGCACTGAGCTTAGCTTACCAAAACTAAACAAGAATTGGTCTAAGAAAGAAGAATAG
- the aspS gene encoding aspartate--tRNA ligase, with the protein MLRTHTCGELRLEDLDKKVKLSGWVQRVRNKGGLVWVDLRDRYGVTQLIFEEGDVAPELLKSASTLGREFVVQAEGTVIERTSKNDKIPTGKIEIRVSGLEILNKAKVPPFIIEDETDGGEELRMKYRYLDLRRNVVREKLQLRHRMMQETRKYMDGMDFMEVETPVLIKSTPEGARDFVVPSRVHGGEFYALPQSPQTFKQLLMVSGFDRYFQIVKCFRDEDLRADRQPEFTQIDCEMSFVEQEDILEVFEGLVRHLFTEVKGMELGNIERMTYEEAMRLYGNDKPDIRFGMPFVELNDLVQGKGFSIFDDAELVLGINAKGAASYTRKQLDALTNWVRRPQIGAKGLVYVKCNEDGSFKSTVDKFYSQEDLKAWAEKTGAEAGDLILLLSGTEKETRKQMSELRLKMGDELGLRDKSVYKPLWVLDFPLLEWDEETSRYHAMHHPFTSPKKEDMVLLDQDPGKVRANAYDLVINGVEIGGGSIRIHDKETQQLMFKHLGFIEEEAQSQFGFLMEAFEYGAPPHGGIAFGFDRLCAIFGGTDSIRDYIAFPKNNAGRDVMINSPSTISAEQLVELSLNIKEKEKE; encoded by the coding sequence ATGCTTAGAACACATACTTGTGGAGAACTCCGTCTGGAGGATTTGGATAAAAAAGTGAAACTTTCCGGATGGGTGCAAAGGGTAAGGAATAAAGGGGGATTAGTATGGGTAGACCTAAGGGATCGATATGGCGTTACCCAACTGATTTTTGAAGAAGGTGATGTTGCCCCCGAACTTTTGAAAAGTGCAAGCACCTTAGGGCGTGAGTTTGTCGTACAGGCTGAAGGTACAGTAATTGAACGTACTTCCAAAAACGATAAAATTCCTACTGGAAAGATTGAAATCCGCGTAAGTGGATTAGAGATATTGAATAAGGCCAAAGTACCTCCTTTTATTATCGAAGATGAAACCGACGGTGGTGAAGAATTAAGGATGAAATACCGGTATTTGGATCTTAGACGTAATGTTGTGAGAGAAAAACTCCAACTTAGGCATCGCATGATGCAAGAAACCAGGAAATACATGGATGGAATGGACTTCATGGAAGTGGAGACACCCGTGTTGATCAAATCTACACCTGAAGGAGCCAGAGATTTTGTAGTCCCAAGTAGGGTACATGGTGGTGAGTTTTATGCACTGCCACAATCTCCACAAACATTTAAGCAGTTATTAATGGTCAGCGGTTTTGATCGTTATTTTCAAATTGTAAAATGCTTTCGAGATGAGGATCTTAGGGCTGACAGACAACCTGAATTTACACAAATTGACTGTGAAATGTCTTTTGTGGAGCAGGAAGATATTCTGGAAGTATTCGAAGGTCTTGTTCGCCACCTTTTTACAGAAGTGAAAGGCATGGAACTGGGCAATATTGAGCGCATGACCTATGAAGAAGCCATGCGTTTGTATGGAAATGATAAGCCGGATATTCGGTTTGGGATGCCATTTGTAGAGCTCAATGATTTAGTTCAAGGAAAAGGTTTTAGCATTTTTGATGATGCAGAACTAGTACTTGGAATCAACGCAAAAGGAGCTGCATCCTATACCCGTAAACAACTTGATGCCCTTACCAATTGGGTTAGAAGGCCTCAGATAGGTGCCAAAGGACTTGTTTATGTTAAGTGCAATGAAGATGGATCTTTCAAATCTACTGTTGATAAATTTTACAGCCAAGAAGATCTTAAAGCATGGGCTGAAAAGACCGGGGCTGAAGCCGGCGACTTAATATTATTGCTTTCAGGTACTGAAAAAGAAACCAGAAAACAAATGTCTGAGTTAAGGTTGAAAATGGGTGATGAATTGGGGCTGAGAGACAAATCAGTCTACAAACCTTTATGGGTACTTGATTTCCCTCTTCTTGAGTGGGATGAAGAAACCTCAAGGTATCATGCCATGCACCATCCATTTACTTCTCCTAAGAAGGAAGACATGGTATTGCTTGATCAGGATCCTGGAAAAGTTCGAGCGAATGCTTACGATTTGGTAATTAATGGTGTGGAAATAGGTGGTGGGTCTATTAGGATTCATGACAAAGAAACCCAACAATTGATGTTTAAGCACCTTGGGTTTATCGAGGAAGAAGCACAATCTCAATTCGGCTTTCTAATGGAAGCGTTTGAATATGGGGCTCCCCCACATGGTGGAATTGCTTTTGGCTTTGACAGGCTGTGTGCCATATTTGGAGGTACAGATTCTATTAGAGACTATATTGCATTCCCTAAAAACAATGCAGGTAGAGATGTAATGATCAATTCCCCAAGTACTATCTCTGCAGAGCAACTCGTTGAATTGTCATTAAACATCAAGGAAAAAGAAAAAGAATAA
- a CDS encoding M23 family metallopeptidase — protein sequence MKKYWTYGGLLIIICIAFWIFSGNDSLVQENDRLEVEVEEIIPEEENLLYGINVDDLDIVEGIVERNQTLSTLLAPFNVPYQIIDEIAKKSKAIFDVKKIAFNKKYTVLTPKDSSQAQFFIYEPNRTEFVVFNLGQPAIYKENKPMEIKNREIGGTISSSLYVNMTELGLTPDLIDQFADLYGWVVDFQRLQKDDKFKVIFKEQIVDDQIVGIEDIEAAYFEHMGQGYHAIPFEQNGIISYFDEKGNSLKKAFLRDPLKFSRISSRYSLSRFHPVQKRYKAHLGTDYAAPRGTEIRSVGDGTVLEATYRGGNGNFVKIRHNGTYTTQYLHMSKIGNGIKKGTRVKQGQVIGYVGSTGLATGPHLCFRFWKHGKQVDWLREEIPPAEPIAEENKLAFEQVKLEKINKLSSINYTEVLPLLTSN from the coding sequence ATGAAAAAATATTGGACTTACGGAGGATTGTTAATCATTATCTGCATTGCTTTCTGGATTTTCAGCGGAAATGACTCTCTAGTTCAGGAAAATGATAGGCTGGAAGTAGAAGTAGAAGAAATCATACCAGAAGAAGAAAACTTATTGTACGGGATTAATGTAGATGATTTGGACATTGTTGAGGGTATAGTGGAGCGAAATCAAACCCTGTCGACACTTCTTGCACCTTTCAATGTACCTTACCAGATCATCGATGAGATTGCAAAAAAATCCAAGGCAATTTTCGATGTTAAAAAAATCGCTTTCAATAAAAAATACACCGTATTAACACCAAAAGACTCTTCTCAAGCTCAATTTTTTATTTACGAGCCCAACAGAACAGAATTTGTCGTTTTTAATCTTGGACAACCGGCTATTTACAAAGAAAACAAGCCGATGGAAATCAAGAATAGAGAAATAGGAGGTACAATTTCTTCCTCCTTATATGTAAATATGACCGAGCTAGGATTAACGCCAGATCTTATTGACCAATTTGCTGATTTGTACGGTTGGGTAGTAGACTTTCAAAGATTACAAAAGGACGACAAGTTCAAAGTCATTTTTAAAGAGCAGATTGTAGATGATCAAATTGTAGGCATTGAGGATATAGAAGCGGCTTATTTTGAGCACATGGGACAAGGTTACCATGCTATTCCTTTCGAACAAAATGGCATTATTTCTTATTTTGATGAAAAAGGTAACAGTCTTAAAAAGGCCTTTCTAAGGGATCCTTTGAAATTTTCAAGAATAAGTTCAAGATATAGCCTGAGCAGATTTCACCCTGTACAAAAAAGATACAAAGCCCATTTAGGAACTGATTATGCCGCCCCTAGAGGTACAGAAATTCGTTCTGTAGGTGATGGAACCGTTCTTGAAGCAACTTACAGAGGGGGCAATGGGAATTTTGTCAAAATCAGACACAACGGAACCTATACCACCCAATACCTACACATGTCCAAAATTGGTAATGGCATCAAAAAAGGCACAAGGGTAAAGCAAGGTCAAGTAATAGGCTATGTAGGAAGCACCGGCTTGGCAACTGGTCCTCACCTTTGCTTTAGATTTTGGAAACATGGCAAGCAGGTTGACTGGTTAAGAGAAGAAATCCCACCGGCAGAACCGATTGCAGAAGAAAATAAGCTGGCATTTGAACAGGTAAAATTAGAGAAGATCAACAAGCTTTCTTCTATCAATTATACTGAGGTTTTACCTCTTCTCACCAGTAATTAA